From the genome of Thunnus thynnus chromosome 1, fThuThy2.1, whole genome shotgun sequence, one region includes:
- the irx5a gene encoding Iroquois homeobox protein 5a isoform X2: MAYPQGYLYQPSASLALYSCPAYSTSVISGPRTEELGRSSSGSAFAPYAGSTAFTSASPGYNSHLPYSADAAAAATFTSYVSSPYDHTTGMAGSIGYHPYAAPLGTYPYGDPAYRKNATRDATATLKAWLNEHRKNPYPTKGEKIMLAIITKMTLTQVSTWFANARRRLKKENKMTWTPRNRSEDEEEDENIDLEKNDDDEPNKPTDKGDSTDTEADHKLLNPGDIGCDRFKEENHGKDTDPLLSDTELKEQEERTTELLPDSAKPTTSSPSAVPRGNQTVAQQDKPSDLSHATGTVTSNVTSVIHSPPSAPKPKLWSLAEIATSSDRCKGSSEAPQACPGLGQSAVMGTNASPSRSSPQCPLPNSTVLSRPLYYTSPFYPGYTNYGGSFGHLHSNHGSVTTGSTAHFNGLNQTVLNRAEALVRESQKVRGQTQVDLCKDSPYELKKGMSNI; encoded by the exons ATGGCGTATCCTCAGGGCTACTTGTACCAGCCGTCCGCTTCTTTAGCCCTGTATTCATGCCCTGCGTACAGCACCAGCGTTATATCGGGACCCAGAACCGAGGAACTTGGGAGATCCTCTTCGGGATCTGCTTTTGCGCCCTATGCCGGATCTACTGCGTTCACCAGCGCCTCGCCAGGTTACAACTCCCATCTACCATACAGTGCAGACGCGGCGGCAGCTGCCACATTCACCTCGTACGTG agTTCTCCCTATGACCACACTACGGGTATGGCTGGCTCAATAGGATACCACCCTTACGCAGCACCCTTGGGCACCTACCCTTATGGTGACCCAGCATACCGTAAAAACGCAACCCGGGACGCCACTGCCACCTTGAAGGCCTGGCTCAACGAACACCGCAAAAATCCCTACCCAACCAAGGGCGAGAAGATCATGCTGGCCATCATCACCAAAATGACCCTCACCCAGGTGTCCACATGGTTCGCCAACGCCAGGAGGAGGCTAAAGAAGGAGAACAAGATGACCTGGACCCCCAGGAACCGGAgcgaggacgaggaggaggacgagAATATTGATTTGGAGAAAAATGACGACGACGAGCCAAACAAGCCCACAGACAAGGGAGACTCCACAGACACAGAAGCAG atcATAAATTGCTGAACCCAGGGGACATAGGCTGTGACAGATTTAAAGAGGAGAACCATGGCAAAGACACGGATCCCCTTCTGAGCGACACGGAGTTAAAAGAGCAGGAGGAGCGGACTACAGAGTTGCTGCCGGATTCCGCAAAACCAACTACTTCGTCTCCCTCGGCGGTGCCCCGGGGGAACCAGACCGTTGCGCAACAAGACAAGCCGTCAGATTTGAGCCATGCAACGGGTACGGTGACCAGCAACGTGACCTCTGTTATCCATTCGCCCCCCTCGGCCCCTAAACCCAAACTCTGGTCCCTTGCGGAGATCGCCACGTCCTCAGACAGGTGTAAAGGCAGCAGCGAGGCGCCACAGGCTTGTCCCGGTTTGGGTCAGAGCGCAGTTATGGGCACCAACGCGTCACCATCACGGTCCTCCCCACAGTGTCCGCTCCCTAACAGCACGGTCCTGTCCAGGCCTCTGTACTACACCTCCCCTTTCTACCCCGGCTACACGAACTATGGTGGCAGTTTTGGACACCTTCACAGTAACCACGGCTCGGTAACCACGGGCTCCACGGCACATTTCAATGGATTAAACCAGACTGTGTTAAATAGAGCAGAGGCTTTGGTAAGGGAGAGCCAGAAAGTCAGAGGCCAAACGCAGGTAGATCTTTGTAAAGACTCCCCTTATGAACTAAAGAAAGGTATGTCAAACATTTAA
- the irx5a gene encoding Iroquois homeobox protein 5a isoform X1, whose protein sequence is MAYPQGYLYQPSASLALYSCPAYSTSVISGPRTEELGRSSSGSAFAPYAGSTAFTSASPGYNSHLPYSADAAAAATFTSYVVSKLKSSPYDHTTGMAGSIGYHPYAAPLGTYPYGDPAYRKNATRDATATLKAWLNEHRKNPYPTKGEKIMLAIITKMTLTQVSTWFANARRRLKKENKMTWTPRNRSEDEEEDENIDLEKNDDDEPNKPTDKGDSTDTEADHKLLNPGDIGCDRFKEENHGKDTDPLLSDTELKEQEERTTELLPDSAKPTTSSPSAVPRGNQTVAQQDKPSDLSHATGTVTSNVTSVIHSPPSAPKPKLWSLAEIATSSDRCKGSSEAPQACPGLGQSAVMGTNASPSRSSPQCPLPNSTVLSRPLYYTSPFYPGYTNYGGSFGHLHSNHGSVTTGSTAHFNGLNQTVLNRAEALVRESQKVRGQTQVDLCKDSPYELKKGMSNI, encoded by the exons ATGGCGTATCCTCAGGGCTACTTGTACCAGCCGTCCGCTTCTTTAGCCCTGTATTCATGCCCTGCGTACAGCACCAGCGTTATATCGGGACCCAGAACCGAGGAACTTGGGAGATCCTCTTCGGGATCTGCTTTTGCGCCCTATGCCGGATCTACTGCGTTCACCAGCGCCTCGCCAGGTTACAACTCCCATCTACCATACAGTGCAGACGCGGCGGCAGCTGCCACATTCACCTCGTACGTGGTGAGTAAACTAAAG agTTCTCCCTATGACCACACTACGGGTATGGCTGGCTCAATAGGATACCACCCTTACGCAGCACCCTTGGGCACCTACCCTTATGGTGACCCAGCATACCGTAAAAACGCAACCCGGGACGCCACTGCCACCTTGAAGGCCTGGCTCAACGAACACCGCAAAAATCCCTACCCAACCAAGGGCGAGAAGATCATGCTGGCCATCATCACCAAAATGACCCTCACCCAGGTGTCCACATGGTTCGCCAACGCCAGGAGGAGGCTAAAGAAGGAGAACAAGATGACCTGGACCCCCAGGAACCGGAgcgaggacgaggaggaggacgagAATATTGATTTGGAGAAAAATGACGACGACGAGCCAAACAAGCCCACAGACAAGGGAGACTCCACAGACACAGAAGCAG atcATAAATTGCTGAACCCAGGGGACATAGGCTGTGACAGATTTAAAGAGGAGAACCATGGCAAAGACACGGATCCCCTTCTGAGCGACACGGAGTTAAAAGAGCAGGAGGAGCGGACTACAGAGTTGCTGCCGGATTCCGCAAAACCAACTACTTCGTCTCCCTCGGCGGTGCCCCGGGGGAACCAGACCGTTGCGCAACAAGACAAGCCGTCAGATTTGAGCCATGCAACGGGTACGGTGACCAGCAACGTGACCTCTGTTATCCATTCGCCCCCCTCGGCCCCTAAACCCAAACTCTGGTCCCTTGCGGAGATCGCCACGTCCTCAGACAGGTGTAAAGGCAGCAGCGAGGCGCCACAGGCTTGTCCCGGTTTGGGTCAGAGCGCAGTTATGGGCACCAACGCGTCACCATCACGGTCCTCCCCACAGTGTCCGCTCCCTAACAGCACGGTCCTGTCCAGGCCTCTGTACTACACCTCCCCTTTCTACCCCGGCTACACGAACTATGGTGGCAGTTTTGGACACCTTCACAGTAACCACGGCTCGGTAACCACGGGCTCCACGGCACATTTCAATGGATTAAACCAGACTGTGTTAAATAGAGCAGAGGCTTTGGTAAGGGAGAGCCAGAAAGTCAGAGGCCAAACGCAGGTAGATCTTTGTAAAGACTCCCCTTATGAACTAAAGAAAGGTATGTCAAACATTTAA